One stretch of Nitrospirota bacterium DNA includes these proteins:
- a CDS encoding oxidoreductase: protein LQYGLGSAVPFILLLIPHLTIKRAFIASVLVLFGVFMMRWDVVIGGQSFSLTYSGYMNYRLPIIPHDLETLKEGLVGMTFILGLPFVLLWVFSKIFPLFPKE from the coding sequence TGCTTCAGTATGGTCTTGGCTCTGCTGTTCCTTTTATATTGTTACTGATACCGCATCTCACCATAAAGAGGGCATTTATTGCATCAGTACTCGTCCTCTTTGGGGTCTTTATGATGAGATGGGATGTGGTCATAGGCGGTCAGTCCTTCTCCCTCACTTACTCAGGATACATGAATTATCGTCTGCCTATTATTCCCCATGACTTAGAAACCCTTAAGGAAGGACTTGTTGGTATGACTTTTATACTTGGACTGCCCTTTGTATTACTCTGGGTCTTTTCTAAAATATTCCCACTTTTCCCAAAGGAGTAG
- a CDS encoding 4Fe-4S dicluster domain-containing protein, with product MGEEKDGLSRGEFLKLSTVGALAGAALLSVSEGIESAQRKVTKWVMVIDLDRCIGCMACAVACKGEFDTRLGVFRSQVIYREVGRYPKTDRVFMPWLCNHCDNPPCVGVCPVDPIDAEFKGIKFKKRATYKRPDGVVLVDQDRCVACGLCIQNCPYGVRSFDPGKKAGGNPDGNPADKCTLCAHRLEAGVVPACINTCIGRARVVGDLNDPKSEVSKILKKHKVKVLLPERGTKPNVYYIGKDRIAINDAFKKGEDLRKEANSKHQIQVWRQGPYTK from the coding sequence ATGGGTGAAGAGAAAGATGGGCTAAGCAGGGGGGAGTTTCTTAAGTTATCAACAGTAGGTGCGCTTGCAGGTGCTGCTCTGCTTTCTGTTTCAGAGGGTATTGAATCGGCACAGAGAAAGGTTACTAAATGGGTGATGGTTATTGACCTTGACAGATGTATTGGCTGTATGGCATGTGCTGTTGCCTGTAAGGGTGAGTTTGATACAAGGCTTGGAGTCTTCAGGTCACAGGTGATTTACCGAGAGGTTGGTAGATATCCAAAGACAGACCGTGTTTTTATGCCATGGCTCTGTAATCACTGCGACAATCCCCCGTGTGTAGGGGTATGTCCTGTTGACCCCATAGATGCGGAGTTTAAAGGTATTAAGTTTAAAAAGAGAGCAACTTATAAAAGGCCAGATGGTGTGGTTCTTGTCGATCAGGACAGGTGTGTTGCGTGTGGTCTATGTATTCAGAACTGCCCTTATGGTGTAAGGTCCTTTGACCCTGGTAAAAAGGCAGGTGGAAATCCTGATGGAAATCCTGCAGATAAATGCACATTATGTGCACATAGACTTGAGGCTGGTGTGGTGCCTGCCTGCATTAATACATGTATTGGAAGGGCAAGGGTAGTAGGAGACCTTAATGACCCTAAGAGCGAGGTCTCAAAGATTCTGAAAAAACATAAGGTTAAGGTCTTGCTTCCTGAAAGAGGGACGAAGCCTAATGTGTATTATATTGGTAAAGACAGAATTGCCATTAATGATGCCTTTAAGAAGGGTGAAGACCTGAGGAAAGAGGCAAATAGTAAGCATCAGATTCAGGTCTGGAGACAGGGACCATATACAAAGTAA
- a CDS encoding molecular chaperone TorD family protein codes for MSGEAVERSEMARGRSYVYRLLAMLFLRELTAELLTTLKGKEVMGALKDLGVDMGDIFFDIPQEELLDALAEEYAALFIVPGGISPYESVRLKGLLCQESEWEVREFYRRCGLIVREGCPVLSDHLGMELEFMGYLTEKESKAWGDKDEKGAMEWCSLQGEFFTEHINKWVFSLLKDLKRYAFHPFYKEVVILAQRFLEVEKRCFGVE; via the coding sequence ATGTCAGGAGAGGCTGTAGAGAGATCAGAGATGGCCAGAGGCAGAAGTTATGTGTATCGTCTCCTTGCGATGCTGTTTCTAAGAGAGCTCACCGCTGAGCTTCTGACGACTCTGAAGGGTAAAGAGGTGATGGGTGCACTTAAAGACCTTGGCGTGGATATGGGAGATATATTTTTTGATATTCCACAAGAGGAGTTGTTGGATGCTCTGGCAGAGGAGTATGCTGCCTTATTTATTGTTCCTGGTGGCATTTCACCTTATGAGTCAGTGCGACTTAAGGGTTTGCTTTGTCAGGAATCCGAATGGGAGGTGAGAGAATTTTACAGGAGATGTGGGCTCATTGTTCGAGAGGGCTGTCCTGTTTTATCAGACCATTTGGGCATGGAGCTGGAGTTTATGGGATATCTAACTGAGAAGGAATCTAAGGCATGGGGTGATAAGGATGAGAAAGGGGCTATGGAGTGGTGCAGTCTCCAGGGAGAATTCTTTACCGAGCATATCAATAAATGGGTTTTCAGCCTTTTGAAGGATTTAAAGAGGTATGCATTTCATCCTTTTTACAAGGAGGTGGTGATATTGGCCCAGAGGTTCTTAGAGGTAGAGAAGAGGTGTTTCGGTGTTGAATAA